AACAGGAGTAAACAAGCCAAAAGTGGTAAAAAAAACAAATTTCTCATCTGTGGCCTAAGTTAAATTTTTTATGGCTTCCGCCACCTGTTCCAATTGCCAGCGGGGTGTGGAGGTGGCTCCGCTGATGCCAACGCTTTGAGCCCCTTCAATCCATTCCTTTTGCAAGTCTTTCGCATGGCCCACCAAATAAGTCTTTGGATTCACCTCGCGGCACAGGCCAAAAAGGTAACGTCCATTGGAACTGTTGATGCCGCTCACAAAAATAATCACATCGTGGCTTTGTGCAAACTTTTTTATTGCAGGCCCTCTGCGCGACACCTGCCGGCAGATGGTGTCGTTCACCGTAAGCAATTCATCGGGATCGGCTCCCACGCTTTGCATCCCCTGCCATATCCTTTGGATAAGCTCCCCAAAACCTTCCAGGCTTTTGGTGGTTTGGCTGAATAATACCACAGGCTTCCTCAGGTCCACTATTTCAAGGTCTTTGGCATTGTCGCCCACCACGATGGCCCGGTAACCCGTTTGCCCCTCCAGGCCAATGACTTCCGGATGTCCTTGTTTTCCATAGATCAAAATCTGTGCCCCGGGCATCTCTTCAAAAGCCTTTTTAACCCTTTTCTGTAACTTGATTACGACAGGGCAGGTGGCATCGATCACCCTGGCCCCCTTTTCGTAAAATCTATGATAAGTCTCGGGTGGCTCGCCATGGGCACGCAGCAAGACGCGCTTCCCCTGAATGGCTTTCAAATGCCCGGGTTCGAGCTGCTGCATCCCCAGACCCTGAAGCCTTTTCTCTTCTTCCTCGTTGTGAACGATCTGCCCCAGGCAAAACAATGGCTCGCCCTGGTGCAAGGCCTCTTCCGCCCTCTCAATGGCACGTTTTACTCCAAAACAGAACCCGCTGCGGGCTTCAATCTCAATACGCATATCATTCGGGCTGGGAAGGAACGCTGTCTCCTGATTGGAACAAATCGGAAAAACTCGTGCTGATAGAAATGTGATTGGGTGCACCGGCCAGGTGATAATTAGAGCGGCCGTAGTTCAACTGAAACCTGGAGATCTTCACCCCAAAGCCCCAGGAAAACCCAACCGTCGAGAGACGGGTATCCACCTTCATCTCCTGCCGGCGACGGTAATTGTAACCGATCCGGAACGCAAAATTTTTACCCGGAAGAAATTCCATTCCCACCACCATATGTCGCATCAACTTATCAGAGAAATCACCCACACGCTCACTGGCGGTTTGGGAAGGCTCTTCATCGCCCCAGTAGCTCTGTCCGGGCAATTGAATGGGTGAAACATAGGTAAGGTCAAAGCGGTGCAGGTTATGTACGGCAAAGGAAAAACGCAGTGGCGCATTGGCCAGTTTTTTTGAGATCCCAAACACCAGGTCAAAGGGAAGGGATTCGCTGTTGTTTTCCCGGTAGTGGATCACTTGCCGCCCGATATTGCGCGCCACCAGGCCCATAGCCAAAAGGCGCTCAGGGTTTTGGTAGGTCACCGATACGTCTGCCGCCAATCCCCAGGAGTAATATTCTTCTAGCGAAGAATAAATCAGTTTTACATTGCTGCCGATGGAGAAATGCTCATTGAGCGGGCGGGCCCAGCCCAGCATGAAGTTGTATTCACCGGCCCCAAACTGCCCGTAGGTCTGTCCCGTCTCGTCTGCCTCAGTAAACACCCCGTAATCGATGTATTGCAAGGAGGCACTGAAGGTCCCGGGCTTTTCAAAGGTCTTGGCAAAAGCGACCGTCCCGTAATTGATGTCGCCGAAATAATCAACGAAATTGAGTGAAAGGTGATTGCTCACCTCAGGCCGCAAGAGAGAAGGATAAAACAAAGCCGACCCCAGGTCAGCATCCAGATCAGGCACGGGGTATCCGCCCAGTGCAGTGACCCTTGCCGAAACCGGTAGACCCAGAAACTCATAGGCCCTGCCGCTTTGCTGGGCAAAAACCAACACAGGTCCTGAAAGAAGAGCAATAAAAAGGAAAGACTTTAGCTTCTTTATCATTCCGGCAACAGATGGTTATTATTCAAAACGCCCTTTCACAGGGCTTATTATTCAAACACGTGGCAATCAAAATTGTTGCATCCGGCGCAGACTCTGGTCAATGGTCAGCACCCGTGGCACCACCAGTTGACGGTTGTCATTATGGATCACGTAATCGGCCCTTGCCACCAGTTCCTCTTCGGCAAACTGGTTTGCAGCCCTGCGCAACACTTCCTCACGGCTGATCCCATCGCGTTGCATCACCCTTTCGATACGCACTTCCAGCGGGGCTGCCACCACGATGACCTGATCGAAATGAGCGGCCATCCCCGATTCAAACAGGATGGCTGCCTCCTCAATGACATAGGGCTGATCCTTATTTTCACTGACCCACTCCAGGTAATCCGTGCGCACCAGGGGATGAACGATTCCGTTAAGCCGGTCCAGTTTTTCCCTGTCGTTGAACACAATGCCTGCAAGCGCCTTACGGTTCAGTTTCCCTTCCTCATCCAGGATATCTGCTCCAAATTCCTTCACGACTCTGTTTACCACGACTTCGCGTTCCATAATCACGCGAGCCCTGAGGTCAGCGTAGAACACCGGCACGCCAAGGTTCTCAAACACCTTGCACACCGTTGTTTTACCACTGCCAATATTTCCTGTCAGGCCTACCTGTAGCATATGCTGATCAAAGGGTTAAAACAACATGGTCATTCAATGATCAGGAATTCAACCGAGGAGGGCCTGATGCTCTGAATGCTTACAAATTCAGGGAAGGTCTCAACAATGACCTCCAGCCTGTCAGTATTGTCTGGATTCCCGCTGGGGCACACCACGTGGGCTTTGAACTGTGAGGCCTCCAACCGGGCATAATCTTTAAGAGACACCAGGCAAGTCACCGTCACCCGGTTGGGGAACAGCCGCAGGTTCCTTTGCCCCTGCCCTGCCTCCTGGGGGCAAACCACTTCGATGTTGAGGTCCACCGAAGTCTCGGTAAACTCTTCCACTGGTATGATCAGCTCGGCCTGGTTCACCTCCAGTGTCAAACCCTGGCCGAATGCCGGGTTCATAAGGGCCACGGGCTGCTGAACTGTTTCTGCAAGGAGTTCAAACGTCAGGGGCTCGGTGTAAATGGCCTGAAGGGTGTCGATGAGCTGCCGCGGGCCCCTGACGGTCACGCTGTCGGGGTTCAACGCCACCGGGCCATACTGCCCGAAACGGCGCTCAAAAGTATAAGTCGCATCAGGGCGGACCGGTAAACGTTTCTGGGCAGCATAGGCCAGACTGACAAATACCGTGTCGGGCCAGATACCCACCAGCTGACTGCTGGCGTCAAGACGTTCCGACAGCCGGCTGCGCAACTGTCCCGGCGAAACATAATGCCAGAGCTTACCATTGCGTGTCACCTTTCCCAGCGTCCCTGCATCCACACGGAGACTATCATAAGGCTTGGCATAACGGCTAAGCAGCAGACGGGCGCCATTGGTCTGAACGGTATAGCTTACCCGCTCGTGACTCAACTGGCTGACAACCACATCGGAGGACACATTCGTTATCACCAGTGGCTGCTCAAACACCATCTGCGCCTCGCGCGAAAGCTTGATGAAAAGCCAGAAAAAGGCGCTGCATAAAAGGCACAGCAGGAAGACATAGGTCTTTTTCTTCCTGCCCGGCTCACGAAACCGCTGCCGGAGGGTATGCCAGTATGCTTTGATGCTTTTCATCAGGTCACTTCCTAAAAACAAAAAGGTTGCTGATGACCGCGCTGACCGCAGACCCAATGGATCCACGGAAAACCCGGCCCGGCAACCTTCTGTGGTTCAATTAGCGGGTCTCGGCCAGATTCTCCGACACTGCATTCTGCGACACCGCCGACCGCTCGATCTTCAGGCGGTTCTGGCCTTCCACTTCAATGATGAAGGTCTTGTCGTTAATCTCAATGATCTTTCCGTGGATGCCGCCAATGGTGATGATCTTATCGCCTTTCTTCAGGTTCTCGCGGAATTTGTTCAGGTCCTTTTGCTTTTTCATCTGCGGACGGATGAAGAAGAAATAAAAGACCACGATCAGGAGGATCAGGGGTAAAAAGGCACCAATGCCACCAGCCCCGCCTTCTGCGGGAGGAGTCATAAGAATGATAGGATTCAAAAAATTCATGTTCAGGATATTTAAAGGTTAAAAATGGATTAATTCTGCAATACTTCTGCGGTGATCCTCAGCAGGTATTCCTGCGGCTGGGCATTGGTCACCACGCGGACGCTCTCCGACTGGAAGCCCTTTCGCCCTGCGCTGTTAAAACTCACCTTGATGCGTGCCTCGCCGCCCGGGGGAATGGGCTCACGCGGGTAATCACCCACGGTGCAGCCACAGCCGCTGCGCGTATTGACGATGATCAGCGGACCATCGCCCGTATTTGTGAAACTGAAACTATAGGTCACCTTTTCCCCAGAGAATATCTTTCCGAAATCGTACTCCGTTTTTTCAAAAGTCACTGCAGGGGCTTTGGTCTCGCCTGACGCAGGGCTGGTGGTTTCAACGGCCTGCGCTACAGAGGTGGACTCCCCACGCTTGCACGAAAAGGTTAAACCGGCCATCAGGGCAACGATCAGAAAAAAATGGATCTTATGGTTCATTATAGTTTTTTTATATCAAAATAACCGGTAAAAACAAAGGTATAAAAAAGGGTTCTAAGCCTGGTCTGAAAGGCCTTTAACATGCTTGTTGATTTTATTGTCGCGCACAAACTCTTCCACCAGCTTGTCGAGCACCCCATTGACAAACATCTTGCTCTTGGGCGTGCTGTACATTTTCGACAACTCAATATATTCATTCAGGCTCACCTTGACGGGGATCTCGCTGAATTTCAAAATTTCGGTCAGGGCCATCTTCATAATGATGACATCCATCAGGGCGATACGTTCCAGGTCCCAGTTCTGGGTCTTGGCCGAAATGATCCCTTCCATTTCAAGGTGGTTAAGGATGGTACGCTTAAACAATTCGCGCGCAAACACCCGGTCTTCGTCATCCTTAAACAGGTCCATCAGCATCAGTCCCAGTCCCGCCTCCGGGTCAACCCCCTTGAGGGTCTTCACCAGCATCATGTTCACCAGTTCCCAGTCGTCGATCCAGTAAATACTTTTTTCCTCATAAAACGAATGCAGCAGTTCGAAGTCCACGATGTCCTTCTTTACCATCCGGATCACAAAGTCGCGGTCATCGGCCACGCTGACCTCCTCCTTGCTCATGTAGGTATGGAAATAATGCTGTTGCTTGATGTGGGCCAGCAACTTACGCACCAGGTCCTGGTCGTTTTCCCAGCCAATGCGGCGTTTCTTGCATTTGGCCGCCAGCGACTCGTGCCCTGCAATGATTTGCAGCACCTTGTTGTCGACAAAGCGGGTATTGGGGTTCAGGTCATCCTGGCTGGGCAGGTGCTTGTAGCGGTTTTCGGCCAGCAGACGCTCCTCCTGGTGAAACAATTCGGCCAGCAGGGCAAACTGATACAGGTAAAGGTCGTAGATCTTTTCAATCCCAAAAAGCAGCTCTTTCTCGCCGGCGCCCAGGTCGGAGTTGCCCGACTGGAAAAAAGCATAAAGGCTCTGTAGCACTTTTACGCGCAAATGCCTTCGGTTTAACATAGGGTCAGTATTCAATGATACAAGGAACAGGGTCATTTGCCGGGAAATTTACCCGCAAAGGCCCGCCCGGAAACTTTGCAAAAGTAATGGAAATTTGCTTGTCTCCTGCCAAAAATTACCGCCTCTTCCTCACTATGCAATTTTTCCGCATGATTATCGTTTTTTTGGTTGAACCGTTATTATCCAAAAAACGTTTTATTAATATACATTTCTTCCTGCACCGGGTGATGAAAAAAAACTGACAAATGTAATGCCCGGGCATAATTTTTGCAGGAAAAGGAACTTTTAGCAACCGCAATGTTCTTTTAACGAAAGGAAGGAAAATGGACAATTTTGGCAGCCAGAACACAAGAGAGGATATTTTTTCCAAGGCAGTAAGGGCAGGAAAAAGAACGTATTTCTTTGATGTAAAAGCCACGCGCAACGAAGAATTCTACCTCACCATCACCGAAAGCAAGAAACGTTTCGACCAGCAAAGCGGCAAATTCTTTTACGAGAAGCACAAGATCTTCTTGTACCGCGAAGATTTTGACAAGTTCAGGGATGCCCTGAACGAAGCCTTCAGCGCCATTGAAGAAGCCCAGCCCGAAGCGCCCCACCTGAGCCGATCATACCGCGACGAAGGAGAAGGTGCCGATAACGGTCAAGCCGGCAAAGCCTCAGAGGATGGCACCCCAAACCCCGGCAGGGAGGATGGAGAGGCAGAAGAATAAGACCCGCATCCCCGCTGTATTTGCGCGCTTTGTAATTTTTAACAAAAAAAAGGCCGCTAAGCATCCTAAAATTGTAAATTTGCACTGGAGTAAAAAACGCTCCGGCCCGGATGGCTTTGGCCTGTTTTTTTCAGGCATCAGCCAAAGCACCGGACCAGCCGGGCAAATCAATTAATTAGAGAAAAAACCATCAATCGGCGTATTGTCCATAATACAATGCCTCCTTGCCTGGTTTCACTTCATCAATGCCTTTGAGTGAAACCAGCATTTTTTATGAAAGGAATATGAGTAAAGTAATAGCCATAGCCAACCAAAAAGGGGGTGTCGGAAAAACCACCACCGCCATCAACCTGGCCGCCAGCCTGGCGGTGCTCGAACACAAAACCCTGCTCATCGATGCCGATCCCCAGGCCAACGCCACCTCAGGGGTAGGCTTCGACCCCAAGGTGGTCAAGACCAGCATTTACGAATGCATCATCGACGACGTGGAGCCGCGCAACATCCTGCTCAACACCTCCACCCCCAACCTCGACCTCATCCCCGCCCATATCGACCTGGTGGGTGCCGAGATCGAGATGATCAACCTGCCCAATCGCGAGTTGATGATGCGCAAGGTGATTGACAAGGTGAAGGACGATTACGAATTTGTTATCATCGACTGTTCGCCCTCCCTGGGGCTCATCACCGTCAACGCCATCACCGCCGCCGACTCGGTCATCATCCCGGTGCAGTGCGAATACTTTGCCCTCGAGGGACTGGGCAAGCTGCTCAACACCATCAAGATCGTGCAGTCGCGCCTCAACACCAAACTCGAGATTGAAGGCATCCTGCTGACGATGTACGACAACCGCCTGCGCCTGTCGAACCAGGTGGTCGAAGAGGTGCGCACCCACTTCCAGGACCTGGTGTTCGACACCATCATTCAGCGCAACACCAAGCTGGGTGAGGCCCCCAGCTTTGGTGAGACCATCATCATGCACGACGTGCAAAGCCGCGGCGCCATCAACTACCTCAACCTGGGCCGTGAGATCCTGCAACGCAATGAATTGACAAAGATCCCGCAATCAGAGAAAAACATAGCCATAGAATAATGAATGCCAAAAAACGAGCATTAGGAAAAGGATTAAGCGCATTACTCGACCAGTCCGGAATGGAGCCCCAGCCCATTTACGACATCGAAAAGGACTTGCTGCCGGTAGGCACCGTTGGCAAGATCCTGCTTGACAGCATTGAAGGCAACCCCTACCAGCCCCGGACCGACTTCGACGACCAGGCCCTGCAAGACCTGGCCGCCTCCATCAAGGAACAGGGCGTCATTCAGCCGGTGACGGTGCGCCGGGGCGAGGATGGTAAGTTTCAGCTCGTCTCAGGCGAGCGCCGCTGCAAAGCCGCACGCATGGCAGGACTCACCGATATCCCTGCCTACATCATCATCGCCACCGATAACGCGATGCTCGAGATGGCCATCGTCGAAAACATCCAGCGCGAGAACCTCAACCCCATCGAGATCTCGCTGGCCTATAAGCAACTCATCGACACTTACGACCTCACCCAGGAGATGCTCAGCGAGCGCCTGGGCAAGAGCCGTTCGTCCATCGCCAACTACCTGCGCCTGCTCAACCTGCCCGGCGAGATACAGATCGGCCTGCGCCAGGACCTTATCACCATGGGGCACGCCCGCGCACTGGTGTCGGTCGATGACATCCAGACCCAGCTCGAGATCTACCAGGACATCCTGGCCCAGGGCCTCTCGGTGCGCGACGTGGAAGAGATCGTAAAAAGCCTCAACGAAACCGAAGCCGAGCCCGAACCACCCGCACCCAAACAGCCCCTCTCTCCAGAGATAAAAGAGAAATACCAGGCCTTGCAAAAGCAGCTAACGGGTTTTTACGGATCGAAGGTGCAGGTCAAGGGCCGCAGCGGAGGCAAAGGTTCTATCGTCATCAACTTCTCTTCTGATGAAGACCTCGAACGCATCCTGAACCTGATCCAGCACTAAAGCCCGCCAGCCTTGTCTATCGCGCCCGCATACCATCCCAATGCTTCGTGCACCCTCAGGGGGACAGCTAGGGACCGTGGTTTTGCCTGGCGTTATGCGGGGGGCCTTTTTGTCTTGCTGTTGCTGGCCCTGCCCCTCTTTTCGCAGACGCCCCTGCCCGACCAGCCCCAGCGCTCACCCGAAGCCCTGCCCATCGACACCCTGCCCTCTGGCCGGCGCATCCCCTCACCCGGACGCGCTGCCATGCTCTCGGCTACCCTGCCCGGACTCGGACAAGCCTACAACCGCGCCTACTGGAAGATACCCATCATTTATGCCGGCTTTGGGGGCGTGGCCTATGCTGTGAACTTCAACAACGACAATTACCAGGAGATGCGAAGGGCCTACCTGGCGAAAGTCGACGGCAACCCCAACACCCCTGACAACTACCCCCTTTATACCGATGCTTCCCTGAAAAGGGCCATGGAATATTACCGGCGCAACCTCGAACTCTCGTTCATCCTGGGCGCCGCCCTTTACCTGCTCAACATCCTCGATGCCAACGTACAGGCCCACCTGATGGACTTCGATGTAAGTGAAGACATCAGCATGAAGATAGAACCCCGGATGGATCCTTCACCTGCCCTGGCGGGTCCTGTCAGCCACCTGCCTGCCCTGAAATTCACTTTTCGATTCTAAGCATGGAACAGCCCCTGAAAATAGCGATCATTGGTTACGGCAAAATGGGCCACGAGGTAGAAAAGCACGCCCTGGCTGCCGGACACAGCATCATATGCAAGATCGACAACGAAGACGACTGGCGAAACTTCCCCGGCGAAGCCCAGGTGGCCATCGAGTTCACCACGCCCGACACAGCCGTCAACAACATCTACCGCTGCTTTGAAGCCGGCATCCCGGTGGTATGCGGCACCACCGGTTGGCACGACCGCCTGCCCGAGGTGAGCATGATCTGCCTGTCAAGAAACCAGACCCTGTTTTATGCCTCCAACTTCAGCCCGGGCGTCAACATCTTATTCGAGATCAACAGCCGCCTTGCTGAGCTGATCAATGGCTTTGGGCATTACCAACCCTCCATCAGCGAGACGCATCACATCCAGAAGCTCGACGCCCCCAGCGGTACGGCCATTGTGCTGGCCAACGGCATCATCGACCATAACCAACGCTTCAACACCTGGAAACTCAGGGATGAAGCCCACAGCCCTTTCGAAATCCCCATCGAGGCCCTGCGCATCGACCAGGTGCCGGGCACCCACCAGGTGGAATGGAAAGGCCCTGAAGACACCATAGAAATCAGGCATACCGCCCATAACCGCAGCGGCTTCGCCCGCGGCGCCCTGATGGCTGCCCAGTGGGTATGGCAAAAAAAAGGCGTGTTTACAATGAAAGATTTACTCAACCTATAATCCTACCGCAATGAGCATGTATATGATTTTGACCATCCTGTTTTTCCTGGCCTCGGCAGCAGGCCTGTGGAAGATCTTTGAAAAAGCCGGCAAGCCCGGCTGGTATGCCATCGTGCCCTTCCTCAACATTTACCACTGGCTCAAAATCATCGACAAGCCCCTGTGGTGGTTTATCTTCGTGCTGGTACCCTTTATCAACGTCTTCACCTTGCTGCTCATGGTGGTCGAGACGCTGAAGTGCTTCAACAAACACGGGCTGGGACAACAGGCCCTGGGGGTGATCTTCCCCTTTGTCTACCTGCCTTACCTGGGCTTCGCCCCCAGGGAGAAATACGTGCATCCCTCGAAGCTTCCCGAGATCCAAAAGTCGGGCTGGCGCGAATGGGCCGATGCCATTATCTTCGCCGTGGTGGCCGCCACCCTCATCCGTATGTTCATGATCGAGGCCTACACCATCCCCACCCCCTCGATGGAGAAATCGCTGCTGGTGGGCGACTACCTCTTCGTGAACAAGGTGACCTATGGCCCCAAGATCCCCAACACCCCCATCGCATTCCCCTTTGCCCACCATACCCTGCCCCTGACCAAGTTTACCAAGTCGTACCTGGAGTGGATCAAGCTCGATTATTACCGCTACCCCGGTCTGCGCCGCATCAAGAACAACGACGTGGTGGTGTTTAACTATCCCGATGGCGACACGGTGGCCCTGCAAAGGCAAAACGAAAGCTACTATGCCCTGGTGCGCAACATGGGGCGCGAGCAGGTATGGCAAAACTACGACATCGTAGCTCGCCCCGTCGATAAGCGCGAGAACTACATCAAGCGCTGTGTGGGCATTCCCGGCGACAGCCTGCAAATCGTCGACGGCGCCATCCTGGTGAACGGCACCCTGCTGCCCGACCCCGAGGGCGTACAGCATAACTTCCAGGTGGTCACCGATGGCACGCCCATCAACCCCAGGGTGCTCGAACGACTGAACATCACTAACTGGGGGATGATCTCCAGTGGGGTGTATATCCTGGAGATGACCCGTGAGGCGGCAGAACAGGTAAAAACCGTCACCAGCGTGGCCAGCGTCGAAAAGCTCAGCCGCCCCGCCGGACGCTACGAGCCCTACATCTTCCCCCACAAGCCCGAGTTTGCCTGGAATGAAGACAACTTCGGCCCCATCTACATCCCCAAAAAAGGCGCCACCATAGCCATCAGCCCCTCCAACATCGACCTCTATCAGCGCATCATCGACGTGTATGAAGGCAATGACCTGGAGGTCAATGGCGACCAGATCCTCATCAACGGCACGCCTGCCACCTCCTATACCTTCAAGCTCGACTATTACTGGATGATGGGCGACAACCGCCACAACTCGGCCGACTCACGCTTCTGGGGCTTCGTCCCCGAAGACCACATCGTGGGCAGCGCTATGTTCGTCTGGCTCTCCCTCGACAAGGAAAAGTCCTTCCCCGGGAATATCAGGTTTAATAAGACGTTCAGGGTGATTAGGTAAGGTTTAAGGTTCAAGGTTTAAGGTTCAAGGTTTAAGGTTCAAGGTTTCTGGAATTGCAGCCCCGAACTCCTCTCGCCTCAGGCGAGGGGTTTGGGGGGAGGTCCTTGATTTCAGATCAGAGAAAGACCCAGCCTTCCGGCTGGCAGGGATTCTTGATTTACGAAGGAAAGATTCCTTGATTAGGTTGAACGAATGCCCGCGAAGCGGGCCAGCCAACAATAGCCCCGGGTCGCGCAGCACCCGGGGAAACAGAAACGAGCCATTCCCCCCCTCGCCCCGCTGATTAGCGGGGCCGACCAATAAGCAAGCCATCAAATTGTCGCCGATTCGCTCACCACTCACTTCTCACTTCTCACTTCTCACCTCTCACCTCTCACTTCTCATCTCTCACTTCTTCCCACCATCGCCCTATCCCGGTCGTGTGCAGCAAGGCCCCATACGAGCCTTGCACGAGGATTACACGAGCATGGTACGAGCGTGGTTAAATGAATAATGAAAATTTAAAAATGAAAAATGAAAATTTTGGGATGAGCATACTATTTGGTTTTGGTTGAAGAGACCGGCTGCTCCTTGCTTTCCCCCAATCTGACCACACTACATTGATTGACAGTTACTTATATTATCGATCCTGGTTTTTAACTGCTATTTTTTGACTGGAATCCCAGCTTTCTCACTTTCTCCTTTACGCAGTTTGCGCAGTTTGCGCAGTTTACGCAGTTGCGCACTGGCAAGGTTTACGCAACTTCCGCAGCTTCCGCAGCTTCCGCAGCTTACGCAGCTTACGCAACTTACGCAACTTACGCAGCTTCCCAAACTTGCGCAACTTCCGCAGCTTTCATTTTTTTTTGAATTATCGCGGATATCTTCCATAATGCATTGATCTTTAAACCTCTTCCTTAACGTAATAAATTAAAGGATTGATCAAAAAAATGCTTTAACAGTCTGCTTTCCAACAGGAAGCTGTTCCCTCCATTGTTTTAAGGCTTTCAACAAATGGTCACCCAAAAGAAACAGGATCTGGCCTGACTGGAGGACTCATTGCAGATAAAGGATCAGTTGTAGGTAAAAGGTGACGCCCGTCCTTACGAATATTTTACTTATAATCATTTATAAATATATATTAATACCTAGATATGATATATTTAGCAAAAAACGCCCTTCCCCTGGTTGCCGCCAGGCAGGAACTGAAAGCGGAATGATGCTTCGGACAATGATAAACAAGGGCCACATACATTGGTTAATAAAGGAAAGGGAGAAAAGTGAGGATTTGAATATTTTGAAAAAATGATCAGGAAAACCAAACACCTGCCAATTGAATGAACTTTTGCCAAAAGAAAGGATTGCGCAATTTGGGGAAGCTGCGTAAGTTGCGTAAGCTGCGTAAGTTGCGTAAGCTGCGGAAGCTGCGTAAAGGTAAAG
Above is a window of Bacteroides sp. DNA encoding:
- a CDS encoding DUF5683 domain-containing protein, with protein sequence MSIAPAYHPNASCTLRGTARDRGFAWRYAGGLFVLLLLALPLFSQTPLPDQPQRSPEALPIDTLPSGRRIPSPGRAAMLSATLPGLGQAYNRAYWKIPIIYAGFGGVAYAVNFNNDNYQEMRRAYLAKVDGNPNTPDNYPLYTDASLKRAMEYYRRNLELSFILGAALYLLNILDANVQAHLMDFDVSEDISMKIEPRMDPSPALAGPVSHLPALKFTFRF
- the dapB gene encoding 4-hydroxy-tetrahydrodipicolinate reductase, producing MKIAIIGYGKMGHEVEKHALAAGHSIICKIDNEDDWRNFPGEAQVAIEFTTPDTAVNNIYRCFEAGIPVVCGTTGWHDRLPEVSMICLSRNQTLFYASNFSPGVNILFEINSRLAELINGFGHYQPSISETHHIQKLDAPSGTAIVLANGIIDHNQRFNTWKLRDEAHSPFEIPIEALRIDQVPGTHQVEWKGPEDTIEIRHTAHNRSGFARGALMAAQWVWQKKGVFTMKDLLNL
- the lepB gene encoding signal peptidase I; this encodes MSMYMILTILFFLASAAGLWKIFEKAGKPGWYAIVPFLNIYHWLKIIDKPLWWFIFVLVPFINVFTLLLMVVETLKCFNKHGLGQQALGVIFPFVYLPYLGFAPREKYVHPSKLPEIQKSGWREWADAIIFAVVAATLIRMFMIEAYTIPTPSMEKSLLVGDYLFVNKVTYGPKIPNTPIAFPFAHHTLPLTKFTKSYLEWIKLDYYRYPGLRRIKNNDVVVFNYPDGDTVALQRQNESYYALVRNMGREQVWQNYDIVARPVDKRENYIKRCVGIPGDSLQIVDGAILVNGTLLPDPEGVQHNFQVVTDGTPINPRVLERLNITNWGMISSGVYILEMTREAAEQVKTVTSVASVEKLSRPAGRYEPYIFPHKPEFAWNEDNFGPIYIPKKGATIAISPSNIDLYQRIIDVYEGNDLEVNGDQILINGTPATSYTFKLDYYWMMGDNRHNSADSRFWGFVPEDHIVGSAMFVWLSLDKEKSFPGNIRFNKTFRVIR